The genomic DNA GGAAATCTGGTTATTATCTTTTTGGGTGTATATCTTCTAAGCATACTTTTTATATTTCTAGTGTCAAAGGTATATGTTGAGAATGTGAAGAAGCTTGAAAAATGGGGTATGGAAGTAAGTGAAGGAAATTTATCTGCAAAGGTAGAGATAAGGTCCAATGACGAAATAGGGAGACTTGCTGATGTTTTCAACTATATGCTTGATGAAATAGTATCTAGATACCATCTAGAAAAGTTTGTTTCTAGAAGTACTGTGAGTATGATAAAAGACAAGAAGGATAAAGCTCTGGCTCTTGGCAAGGTTGGCAGAAAGAATCTAGCGTTTCTCTTTAGTGATGTAAGAGGTTTTACTTCGTTCTCTGAGAAAAATCCACCAGAAGTGGTTGTTGATGTTCTTAACACTTATTTAGATGTTCAATCAAAAGTAGTGAGGAAATACAAGGGAGATATAGATGACATTGTAGGTGATCAGATAATGGCACACTTTGGTGGTGAGAAAAGAGCGGATACTGCAATAAAAGTAGCGATTGAAATAATAAAATCTATTCAAGGTTTAAATGAAGAGAGGAAAAAGAAAGGGTTGCCAGTGTTTGAGGTTGGGATAGGAGTGCACATAGGGGATGTAGTTGTGGGGAACGTTGGCTCAGAATTTAGAATGGATTTTGCCTGTATAGGCGATGCTGTTAATACTTGCTCTAGATTATGCTCCATAGCAAAGCCTATGGAAATAGTAGCTTCAAAGGACATAGTTGAAGCATCTAGTAAAAATTTTGACTACCAAGAACTTCCACCCGTAGTCCTTAAGGGTAAGGAACAATCTTTCAAAGTGTATAGGATAGTAAGTTAGTGACATTTCTTGGCCTTGGAAGTTTAGTATTCTGTCAGAGGTGATTGTGACTTTCTCAACTATTTTTGTCTTGTTGGAGAAGTTAAGAGTTACCTTCTTGCAGAATTTCGTAGAATTAGAGTTTGAAGCTGGAAGGTTTTTCTCTTGCATCCTTTTTGGAACTAGTTGAACGATTTCTCAAAGAATGCCTAGGAGGTCTAGTGCGTAGAGATGTTCGTTAGAGAGTATTACTGTATTCAATAGAAATTAAGTGTATGGTATGAGTATAATAATTGTAACTTTGGTAGTTGGGGGTGAGTATGAGAAAGCCCAAGATAGGTTTTGCCTTTAAAAGTAGTCTTGCTGTATCGTTAGTTGTTCTATCTATATCTTTTGTAGTTACATATTTTGTTCTAGATTTTCTATATTCCCTAATCCAAACTAGGATTATAAACACTCTTAAGGTTATAAACAAGGGGTTCAAGGAGGACTACTACGATTATGAGGTTCTAGCCATTAGGGAGTATGGTGAGAAGATTATAAGTGAGAATTTAGACGAGTATGAAAACTTTGTGGATGTTATTGAGCCATCTCTTATAGGCTTTGCGGAGGATTACGATATATGGCAGACTAAAAGTCCAGAGGAGTTTAGTGAGTTTGTTGCTGGGGTTTTTTATTGGGATGGTAGTGTTGTTCACTCAAGAGACCCTTCCTTTCAGGACAGTAAGTTTATAGAGTTTCTTAAGAAGCTGAATCTGAGAGTGGGAGAGGAAGATGTCTATATAGACTATGAACGCTCTAGTGGCACTTACCTTTTCAAACTTAGAAAGGGAGTAATTGGATGTAGGGTGTATCCGGAGATATATAACAGGGTTTGGCTAAGAAGTATACTTAAGGAGGCGAAGATTGATTTTTACGGTGCAATTTCACCGAAGAATGGAGATTTAAGAACCAATTTTTTTGAAATCATAAACGAAGTTGATGAAGTAGGTATAAAGCCAGAGGAGGTGTATGGTGATTTGATTAGGAAAGTTAAGAATAAAAGCTTTGACATTGTAGGTGGAGTAAAGGGTGGGTTTATGGAGTTTTTGATAGTTCACGATTATGGGCAATTTATTTTCAATGGTGTTATTGAGGTACCTTTGAGGTATATATTACCCATAGGTATTGTTGAGATGTCAATACTTGTATCTTTACCTATTGTTCTAGTGTTGTTTATCCTAGTGCTATTTTTCACCAACCGTGTTATTGGGAGGATAAGGGCTTTAAGTGAGAAGATGGCCGAGCTTGGGAGGAGTGGAGGAGATCTCTCGTATAGAATTGAAATGGAGGTAGGTGTAAGGGAGGTTAGAGAGGTTGCTGAAAACATAAACGAATTTCTTTCTACTGTTGAAGATATTGTTAGAAGGAGTAAGGGGACGTTTAAGGATGCTGAGGAGAATATGCGGTTTTTATCTGAGCTTGGAGATGAGGTAGTGAGAATAAAGGAGATTGTAGCAGAGCAAGGAGAAGTAAGACAGATGATGGAAGAGATTAGTGCTATGTCTAGTGAGATTGGGACAATTGTTGAGGAGATGTTACGGTCTTTTGAAGGTATAAGGAGTAATATTGAGAGGCAATACTCAATGATAGAGGAGATGAGTGGTATGGTTGAGGAGACGATAATGACTGTGAATAACATAGGGAAGAGAGTGGGGAAGGTGAATGAGGTGCTTTTGTCTCTTCGTGATGAGGCGCTGAGAAGTAGTGCGATTGTTAGAAAAAATGTTGAGGAGGTAAGGGATGTGGATATGTTTTTGAAGAATGTGTTAGAGGTGGTAGATGTGATAAAGGGGATAAGTAGTAAAATAGAGGTTTTGTCAATGAATGCTGGGATAGAGGCAGCGCATGCGGGTGAAGCTGGAAGAGGTTTTGCAGTTGTAGCAGAGGAGATGGGAAATTTGGCGGAAGATAGTAGGAGGAGAGCTGTGGAGATTGAGAGAATGGTTAGAGATGTGATAACCAAGGTTAAGGAAGGTATGGAAGGCGTAGAAGAAAATGGGGAAAGGTTTGTTAGGATAGCAGAGGGGGTTAAGGAGGTAAGTGTGTTCGTGAGTGAGATAAATGCCAGTATGATTGAAGTAGAAAAGACAAATAAGGTGGTTATGGGAGTGATAAGTAATCTTGCAAGTTATAGCGAGAGTATAAAAGTAGCAATGGTAGAGGGTAAGAGTGGAATGGAGGAAATAGTAAAGGCTGTATATGAAGTAAATGATGCGACGAACAGTCTGAATGAGAGTTTCGGGAAAGTATATAGTGTAATGACTAATGCAGTGGATATATTGGGTAGAGCAAGTGAGAAATTACCTATAATAGTTAACAGTATTAAAACACTTAGTGTTGAGCTGAACAAGTTTAAGGTCAAGGAAATAGGATCTGCAAAAGGAATTACTCTGGCTGAATAGTAACATACGAATTTTATTGATTTTGTGTAAGTCCTTCATTTATAATTGCTTTGATGAGAAAGGAGGTTTTGATATGGGTGTGAAAAGAGTAGCTTGTATTTGGATACTGATGTTGTTTTTCGGAAATTTAGCTGTTGCTGGGTCTTTTGGTGCTATGCAGGAGATTTCAGAAGGTATAGATTTAGATGTAGCATTGCACGTTCCTACAGATTTTTCTAGCTTTAGTGGAGAGTTAGGTGGGAGTTTTGGTGTATTACCTAATTTTGATTTGACTTTGTGTTTCTCCGAGTTTTCGGTGGAAAATGGAGAGTTTCATTGGCATGGAGCTTGGCTAATGCCAAGGTACGACTTGGGGGAGCTGGCGATTCTTGAGTATAATATCTTGGCACTAAGTCTAGGTTATTACTCAGGGGAGTTTACGAATTTCACATTCGGTTTTGAATACCATACCGAGCTCTCTCTGGTAAAGGAGATATTCTCTATAGAGATTAATATTGCAGTTCCGGTTTTCCCCAAAGTTCTTCTTACTGGTATAGTTGCGCCTGTAGTTTCGTTTGAAAGCTTTACAGGTATACCTGTATCTGCCTACTTTGAAGCTGATCTGGAAACAGATTTAGA from Brevinematia bacterium includes the following:
- a CDS encoding methyl-accepting chemotaxis protein, which encodes MRKPKIGFAFKSSLAVSLVVLSISFVVTYFVLDFLYSLIQTRIINTLKVINKGFKEDYYDYEVLAIREYGEKIISENLDEYENFVDVIEPSLIGFAEDYDIWQTKSPEEFSEFVAGVFYWDGSVVHSRDPSFQDSKFIEFLKKLNLRVGEEDVYIDYERSSGTYLFKLRKGVIGCRVYPEIYNRVWLRSILKEAKIDFYGAISPKNGDLRTNFFEIINEVDEVGIKPEEVYGDLIRKVKNKSFDIVGGVKGGFMEFLIVHDYGQFIFNGVIEVPLRYILPIGIVEMSILVSLPIVLVLFILVLFFTNRVIGRIRALSEKMAELGRSGGDLSYRIEMEVGVREVREVAENINEFLSTVEDIVRRSKGTFKDAEENMRFLSELGDEVVRIKEIVAEQGEVRQMMEEISAMSSEIGTIVEEMLRSFEGIRSNIERQYSMIEEMSGMVEETIMTVNNIGKRVGKVNEVLLSLRDEALRSSAIVRKNVEEVRDVDMFLKNVLEVVDVIKGISSKIEVLSMNAGIEAAHAGEAGRGFAVVAEEMGNLAEDSRRRAVEIERMVRDVITKVKEGMEGVEENGERFVRIAEGVKEVSVFVSEINASMIEVEKTNKVVMGVISNLASYSESIKVAMVEGKSGMEEIVKAVYEVNDATNSLNESFGKVYSVMTNAVDILGRASEKLPIIVNSIKTLSVELNKFKVKEIGSAKGITLAE